The Streptomyces sp. CC0208 genome window below encodes:
- a CDS encoding bifunctional (p)ppGpp synthetase/guanosine-3',5'-bis(diphosphate) 3'-pyrophosphohydrolase, producing the protein MPDEAQPLTAAKPEPASAPAAKPAPDAKTATNDARGPVEHAQSAPVDKPAEPPRPKPASPESATSPTPAARANTGQPARTGSSNRVRARLARLGVQRSNPYNPVLEPLLRIVRSNDPKIETATLRQIEQAYQVAERWHRGQKRKSGDPYITHPLAVTTILAELGMDPATLMAGLLHDTVEDTEYGLDQLRRDFGDSVALLVDGVTKLDKVKFGEAAQAETVRKMVVAMAKDPRVLVIKLADRLHNMRTMRYLKREKQEKKARETLEIYAPLAHRLGMNTIKWELEDLAFAILYPKMYDEIVRLVAERAPKRDEYLAVVTDEVQSDLRAARIKATVTGRPKHYYSVYQKMIVRGRDFAEIYDLVGIRVLVDTVRDCYAALGTVHARWNPVPGRFKDYIAMPKFNMYQSLHTTVIGPNGKPVELQIRTFDMHRRAEYGIAAHWKYKQEAVAGTSKVRSDQPRTTGKDDHLNDMAWLRQLLDWQKETEDPGEFLESLRFDLSRNEVFVFTPKGDVIALPAGATPVDFSYAVHTEVGHRTIGARVNGRLVPLESTLDNGDLVEVFTSKAPGAGPSRDWLNFVKSPRARNKIRAWFSKERRDEAIEQGKDSIVRAMRKQNLPIQRILTGDSLVTLAHEMRYSDISALYAAIGEGHVSAQSIVQKLVQALGGEEAATEEIDESVPPSHGRGRKRRTNADPGVVVKGVEDVWVKLARCCTPVPGDPIIGFVTRGSGVSVHRSDCVNVESLSREPERILEVEWAPTQSSVFLVAIQVEALDRSRLLSDVTRVLSDQHVNILSAAVQTSRDRVATSRFTFEMGDPKHLGHVLKAVRGVEGVYDVYRVTSARNRT; encoded by the coding sequence TTGCCAGACGAGGCCCAGCCACTGACCGCCGCCAAGCCCGAGCCCGCCTCGGCGCCCGCGGCGAAGCCCGCGCCGGACGCGAAGACCGCGACGAACGACGCCCGCGGGCCGGTCGAGCACGCCCAGTCCGCGCCCGTCGACAAGCCGGCCGAGCCGCCCCGGCCCAAGCCCGCCTCGCCCGAGTCCGCCACCTCGCCGACTCCGGCGGCCCGCGCGAACACGGGCCAGCCCGCCCGCACCGGCTCCTCCAACCGCGTCCGCGCCCGTCTCGCCCGTCTCGGCGTCCAGCGCTCCAACCCGTACAACCCGGTCCTGGAGCCCCTGCTGCGGATAGTGCGCAGCAACGACCCGAAGATCGAGACCGCGACCCTGCGCCAGATCGAGCAGGCGTACCAGGTCGCCGAGCGCTGGCATCGCGGCCAGAAGCGCAAGAGCGGCGACCCGTACATCACCCACCCGCTCGCGGTGACCACGATCCTCGCCGAGCTCGGCATGGACCCGGCGACCCTGATGGCCGGGCTGCTGCACGACACCGTCGAGGACACCGAGTACGGCCTCGACCAGCTTCGCCGCGACTTCGGCGACTCGGTCGCCCTGCTCGTCGACGGCGTCACCAAGCTGGACAAGGTCAAGTTCGGCGAGGCCGCGCAGGCCGAGACCGTGCGCAAGATGGTCGTGGCCATGGCCAAGGACCCGCGCGTCCTGGTCATCAAGCTCGCCGACCGGCTGCACAACATGCGCACCATGCGCTACCTCAAGCGCGAGAAGCAGGAGAAGAAGGCGCGCGAGACGCTGGAGATCTACGCGCCGCTCGCCCACCGCCTCGGCATGAACACCATCAAGTGGGAACTGGAGGACCTCGCCTTCGCGATCCTCTATCCCAAGATGTACGACGAGATCGTACGGCTGGTGGCCGAGCGGGCACCGAAGCGTGACGAGTACCTGGCCGTAGTGACCGACGAGGTGCAGTCCGACCTGCGCGCGGCCCGGATCAAGGCCACCGTCACCGGCCGCCCGAAGCACTACTACAGCGTCTACCAGAAGATGATCGTCCGCGGTCGCGACTTCGCGGAGATCTACGACCTGGTCGGCATCCGCGTCCTCGTCGACACCGTCCGCGACTGCTACGCCGCCCTCGGCACCGTGCACGCGCGATGGAACCCGGTCCCCGGCCGGTTCAAGGACTACATCGCGATGCCCAAGTTCAACATGTACCAGTCGCTCCACACGACGGTCATCGGGCCGAACGGCAAGCCGGTCGAACTGCAGATCCGCACCTTCGACATGCACCGCCGCGCCGAGTACGGCATCGCCGCGCACTGGAAGTACAAGCAGGAGGCCGTCGCCGGCACCTCCAAGGTCCGCTCGGACCAGCCGAGGACCACCGGCAAGGACGACCACCTCAACGACATGGCGTGGCTGCGTCAGCTCCTCGACTGGCAGAAGGAGACCGAGGACCCCGGCGAGTTCCTGGAGTCGTTGCGCTTCGACCTCTCGCGCAACGAGGTCTTCGTCTTCACCCCCAAGGGCGACGTCATAGCGCTGCCGGCCGGTGCCACCCCGGTGGACTTCTCGTACGCGGTGCACACCGAGGTGGGCCACCGCACCATAGGAGCCCGCGTCAACGGCCGTCTCGTACCGCTGGAGTCGACCCTGGACAACGGCGACCTCGTCGAGGTCTTCACGTCCAAGGCGCCCGGGGCCGGGCCCTCCCGGGACTGGCTGAACTTCGTGAAGTCGCCTCGGGCCCGCAACAAGATCCGTGCCTGGTTCTCCAAGGAGCGCCGCGACGAGGCGATCGAGCAGGGCAAGGACTCCATCGTCCGCGCGATGCGCAAGCAGAACCTGCCGATCCAGCGCATCCTCACGGGTGACTCCCTCGTCACGCTCGCGCACGAGATGCGGTACTCGGACATCTCCGCGCTGTACGCGGCGATCGGTGAGGGCCATGTCTCCGCGCAGAGCATCGTGCAGAAGCTGGTCCAGGCGCTCGGCGGCGAGGAGGCGGCCACCGAGGAGATCGACGAATCGGTCCCGCCGTCCCACGGCCGCGGGCGCAAGCGGCGTACCAACGCCGACCCCGGTGTCGTCGTCAAGGGCGTCGAGGACGTGTGGGTCAAGCTGGCCCGCTGCTGTACCCCCGTCCCCGGCGACCCGATCATCGGCTTCGTCACCCGGGGTAGTGGCGTATCGGTTCACCGCAGCGACTGCGTCAACGTGGAGTCACTGTCCCGGGAGCCCGAGCGCATCCTCGAGGTCGAGTGGGCGCCCACCCAGTCCTCGGTCTTCCTGGTCGCTATCCAGGTCGAGGCCCTGGACCGCTCCCGGCTGCTCTCGGACGTCACCCGTGTCCTGTCCGACCAGCACGTCAACATCCTCTCCGCGGCCGTCCAGACCTCCCGCGACCGCGTCGCCACCTCCCGCTTCACCTTCGAGATGGGCGATCCGAAGCACCTCGGTCACGTCCTGAAGGCGGTCAGGGGAGTCGAGGGCGTGTACGACGTGTACCGCGTGACGTCGGCGCGGAACCGGACGTAG
- the hisS gene encoding histidine--tRNA ligase, protein MSTFQAPKGTYDLIPPDSAKFLAVREAIAAPLRTSGYGYIETPGFESVELFARGVGESTDIVTKEMYAFETKGGDKLALRPEGTASVLRAALEANLHKLGNLPVKLWYSGSYYRYERPQKGRYRHFSQVGAEAIGAEDPALDAELIILADQAYRSLGLRNFRILLNSLGDKECRPVYRAALQDFLRGLDLDEDTLRRAEINPLRVLDDKRESVQKQLGDAPLLRDYLCDACKAYHEEVRELITAAGVAFEDDPKLVRGLDYYTRTTFEFVHDGLGSQSAVGGGGRYDGLSEMIGGPALPSVGWALGVDRTVLALEAEGVELELPSTTAVFAVPLGEEARRVLFAKVTELRKVGIAADFAYGGKGLKGAMKNANRSGARYTVVAGERDLAEGVVQLKDMESGEQSAIGVNEIVAELESRLG, encoded by the coding sequence GTGAGCACCTTTCAGGCCCCCAAGGGCACGTACGACCTGATCCCGCCGGACAGCGCCAAGTTCCTGGCCGTCCGGGAGGCGATCGCCGCTCCGCTGCGCACGTCGGGCTACGGCTACATCGAGACGCCCGGCTTCGAGAGCGTCGAGCTGTTCGCGCGCGGGGTCGGCGAGTCCACCGACATCGTGACCAAGGAGATGTACGCCTTCGAGACCAAGGGCGGCGACAAGCTGGCCCTGCGCCCCGAGGGCACGGCCTCCGTGCTGCGCGCGGCGCTGGAGGCCAACCTGCACAAGCTCGGCAACCTGCCGGTCAAGCTCTGGTACTCCGGCTCGTACTACCGCTACGAGCGCCCTCAGAAGGGCCGTTACCGCCACTTCTCCCAGGTCGGTGCCGAGGCGATCGGTGCCGAGGACCCGGCGCTGGACGCCGAGCTGATCATCCTGGCCGACCAGGCGTACCGCTCGCTGGGCCTCAGGAACTTCCGCATCCTGCTCAACAGCCTGGGCGACAAGGAGTGCCGACCGGTGTACCGGGCCGCGCTCCAGGACTTCCTGCGCGGACTGGACCTGGACGAGGACACCCTGCGAAGGGCGGAGATCAACCCGCTGCGGGTCCTCGACGACAAGCGCGAGTCGGTCCAGAAGCAGCTCGGGGACGCCCCTCTGCTGCGCGACTACCTGTGCGACGCCTGCAAGGCGTACCACGAGGAGGTCCGTGAGCTGATCACGGCGGCGGGCGTGGCCTTCGAGGACGACCCGAAGCTGGTGCGCGGCCTCGACTACTACACCCGTACGACCTTCGAGTTCGTCCACGACGGTCTGGGCTCCCAGTCCGCGGTGGGCGGTGGCGGCCGGTACGACGGTCTGTCGGAGATGATCGGCGGCCCCGCGCTGCCGTCCGTCGGCTGGGCCCTCGGCGTCGACCGCACGGTCCTCGCCCTGGAGGCGGAAGGCGTCGAGCTCGAACTCCCCTCCACCACCGCCGTGTTCGCGGTCCCGCTGGGGGAGGAGGCCCGGCGTGTCCTGTTCGCGAAGGTCACCGAACTGCGCAAGGTGGGCATCGCGGCGGACTTCGCCTACGGCGGCAAGGGCCTCAAGGGCGCCATGAAGAACGCCAACCGCAGCGGCGCCCGCTACACCGTCGTCGCCGGCGAACGTGACCTCGCCGAGGGCGTCGTACAGCTCAAGGACATGGAGTCCGGGGAGCAGTCGGCGATCGGGGTCAACGAGATCGTGGCGGAGCTGGAGTCACGCCTGGGCTGA
- a CDS encoding DUF349 domain-containing protein: MSSDPWGRVDETGTVYVRTADGEQVVGSWQAGSPEEALAYFERKYEGLVVEIGLLEKRVKTTDLSAKDASAAIDHIREQVDAHHAVGDLEALKVRLDKLVETVDKRREERKQQRAKQSDEARHAKEALVVEAEELAQSDQWRAAGERLRALVDTWKGLPRLDRKSDDELWHRFSHARSAFSKRRKAHFASLDAQREEARRTKERLVGEAEALSGSTDWGPTAARYRELMAEWKAAGRAQREHEDDLWNRFRGAQDVFFAARSSVFAERDAEQTENLKLKEELAEEAEKLLPIGDLKSARAAFRAINERWEAIGHVPRDARPKVEGRMHAVERALQEAEETEWRRTNPEARARAAGLTGQLQAAVDKLRGQIDQARAQGNNAKADKLERELEGRQALLDQALKGLEEFGG, from the coding sequence GTGAGCAGCGACCCGTGGGGCCGCGTCGACGAGACGGGGACCGTGTACGTGCGTACGGCCGACGGCGAGCAGGTCGTCGGTTCCTGGCAGGCCGGCTCCCCCGAGGAAGCCCTGGCCTACTTCGAGCGCAAGTACGAGGGCCTGGTTGTCGAGATCGGCCTCCTCGAGAAGCGGGTGAAGACCACCGACCTCTCGGCGAAGGACGCTTCTGCGGCCATCGACCACATCCGCGAGCAGGTCGACGCGCATCACGCGGTCGGCGACCTGGAAGCGCTCAAGGTGCGGTTGGACAAGCTCGTGGAGACCGTCGACAAGCGCCGCGAGGAGCGCAAGCAGCAGCGTGCGAAGCAGTCCGACGAGGCCCGGCACGCCAAGGAGGCGCTGGTCGTCGAGGCGGAGGAGCTGGCCCAGTCCGACCAGTGGCGGGCCGCCGGTGAGCGGCTGCGCGCGCTGGTGGACACCTGGAAGGGCCTGCCGCGCCTGGACCGCAAGTCCGACGACGAGCTGTGGCACCGCTTCTCGCACGCCCGCTCGGCCTTCTCCAAGCGCCGCAAGGCCCACTTCGCGTCGCTGGACGCGCAGCGCGAGGAGGCCCGCAGGACCAAGGAGCGGCTGGTCGGCGAGGCCGAGGCGCTGTCCGGGTCGACGGACTGGGGTCCGACGGCCGCGCGCTACCGCGAGCTGATGGCCGAGTGGAAGGCCGCGGGCCGCGCCCAGCGCGAGCACGAGGACGACCTGTGGAACCGCTTCCGCGGCGCCCAGGACGTGTTCTTCGCCGCCCGCAGTTCGGTGTTCGCCGAGCGGGACGCCGAGCAGACCGAGAACCTCAAGCTGAAGGAGGAGCTGGCCGAGGAGGCCGAGAAGCTCCTGCCGATCGGCGACCTGAAGAGCGCCCGCGCCGCCTTCCGCGCGATCAACGAGCGGTGGGAGGCCATCGGCCACGTCCCGCGGGACGCCCGGCCGAAGGTCGAGGGCCGGATGCACGCGGTCGAGCGCGCCCTCCAGGAGGCCGAGGAGACCGAGTGGCGCCGGACCAACCCGGAGGCACGCGCGCGTGCCGCGGGTCTGACCGGCCAGCTCCAGGCCGCCGTGGACAAGCTCCGGGGCCAGATCGACCAGGCCCGCGCCCAGGGCAACAACGCCAAGGCCGACAAGCTGGAGCGTGAGCTGGAGGGCCGCCAGGCACTCCTGGACCAGGCCCTCAAGGGTCTTGAGGAGTTCGGCGGCTGA
- a CDS encoding MBL fold metallo-hydrolase, producing the protein MLIAGFPAGAWGTNCYLVAPAAGEECVIIDPGHQATEGVEEALKKHRLKPVAVVLTHGHIDHVASVVPVCGAHGVPAWIHPEDRYMMKDPSMGLGRSIGMPLMGEITVGEPDDVKELTDGAKLELAGLELSVAHAPGHTKGSVTFRMPETAEIPSVFFSGDLLFAGSIGRTDLPGGDMAEMLDSLARVCLPLDDSTVVLSGHGPQTTIGQERATNPYLRDVAAGQGATEAPRRGM; encoded by the coding sequence GTGCTCATTGCCGGGTTCCCCGCCGGGGCCTGGGGGACGAACTGTTATCTCGTCGCCCCCGCCGCCGGCGAGGAGTGCGTGATCATCGACCCCGGCCACCAGGCCACCGAAGGCGTCGAGGAAGCACTGAAGAAGCATCGGCTCAAGCCCGTCGCCGTCGTCCTCACCCACGGCCACATCGACCACGTGGCCTCGGTCGTCCCGGTGTGCGGAGCGCACGGAGTACCGGCGTGGATCCACCCCGAGGACCGCTACATGATGAAGGACCCGTCGATGGGGCTCGGGCGTTCCATCGGGATGCCGCTCATGGGCGAGATCACCGTGGGAGAGCCGGACGACGTCAAGGAGCTGACCGACGGCGCGAAGCTGGAGCTCGCGGGCCTGGAGCTGTCCGTCGCGCACGCGCCGGGCCATACCAAGGGGTCGGTGACCTTCCGGATGCCCGAGACCGCGGAGATCCCTTCCGTGTTCTTCTCCGGGGATCTGCTCTTCGCCGGCTCCATCGGACGCACCGACCTGCCCGGCGGTGACATGGCCGAGATGCTCGACTCGCTGGCCCGCGTGTGCCTGCCGCTCGACGACTCGACCGTGGTGCTGTCCGGCCACGGCCCCCAGACGACCATCGGCCAGGAGCGCGCCACCAACCCGTATCTGCGGGACGTGGCCGCCGGCCAGGGAGCCACCGAGGCTCCCCGACGAGGAATGTGA
- a CDS encoding response regulator transcription factor, with protein MIRIILADDHPVVREGLRAMLTAEPDLEVVADASSGPHAEALAAELRPDIVLMDLRMPGGSGVESIARMTEAGLPCRVIVLTTYETDRDILRAVEAGAAGYLLKDLPRAELARSVRAAARGETVLAPTVAARLVDQLRTRPERPRLSARETAVLRLVADGCTNAEIGRRLYIGESTVKTHLLRVFGKLGVDDRTAAVTSAMRFGLLE; from the coding sequence ATGATCCGGATCATCCTGGCCGACGACCACCCCGTCGTACGGGAGGGCCTGCGGGCCATGCTGACGGCGGAGCCGGACCTGGAGGTGGTCGCCGACGCGTCCAGCGGGCCGCACGCGGAGGCACTGGCCGCCGAACTCCGCCCCGACATCGTGCTGATGGACCTGCGGATGCCGGGCGGCTCGGGCGTGGAGTCGATCGCGCGGATGACGGAGGCGGGTCTGCCCTGCCGGGTGATCGTCCTGACGACGTACGAGACGGACCGGGACATCCTGCGGGCCGTGGAGGCGGGAGCGGCCGGCTATCTCCTCAAGGACCTGCCCCGCGCCGAACTGGCCCGGTCGGTACGGGCCGCCGCGCGCGGCGAGACGGTCCTGGCGCCCACGGTCGCCGCCCGCCTGGTCGACCAGCTGCGCACCAGGCCGGAACGGCCCCGGCTCTCGGCGCGCGAGACGGCGGTGCTGCGCCTGGTGGCGGACGGCTGCACGAACGCGGAGATCGGCCGCAGGCTGTACATCGGCGAGTCGACGGTGAAGACCCATCTCCTGCGCGTCTTCGGAAAGTTGGGCGTGGACGACCGGACGGCGGCGGTGACGAGCGCCATGCGGTTCGGGCTGTTGGAGTGA
- a CDS encoding sensor histidine kinase translates to MGAYSWDRSFRLWDTYFALIWLATLVFVLGTGYPEWSIRVTAAALLVPLVPLFVRVGRPLLRQDPPLGREALLYLGAMLALFLPSAILVGETRLMTFALVPQCFMTLRMRWALTAVAVINLAPVVGWALVWWPSDQEVFFNGLFAVVTLVFSVAVGSYVIRIIEQSQERAALIAELDASRHEVSRLSAAHGALTERERMAREIHDTLAQGFTSLLMLVQAVEAELDHDVSQARRHLALMDETARLNLAEARALVADGTPADLEGSSLPDALCRLAARHAAKLDVTGQVRPLPAGPEVVALRSCQEALTNCRKHAGSAAAVGIGLAYADDSLTLFVRDDGHGFDPGAVHDGYGLAGLRARAAEAGGTVRVHSVPGDGTTVTVRLPIPPPRSCS, encoded by the coding sequence ATGGGCGCGTACTCGTGGGACCGCTCCTTCCGGCTCTGGGACACCTACTTCGCTCTGATCTGGCTGGCCACCCTGGTGTTCGTGCTGGGCACCGGGTATCCCGAGTGGTCCATCCGCGTCACCGCGGCGGCGCTGCTGGTGCCGCTGGTCCCGCTCTTCGTACGGGTCGGGCGGCCCCTGCTCCGGCAGGATCCGCCCCTCGGGCGCGAGGCTCTCCTCTACCTCGGCGCGATGCTGGCGCTGTTCCTGCCGTCGGCGATCCTGGTCGGCGAGACCCGGCTCATGACCTTCGCTCTCGTGCCCCAGTGCTTCATGACGCTGCGGATGCGGTGGGCGCTGACCGCCGTGGCCGTGATCAATCTCGCGCCCGTGGTGGGCTGGGCCCTGGTGTGGTGGCCGAGCGACCAGGAGGTCTTTTTCAACGGCCTGTTCGCCGTCGTCACCCTGGTCTTCTCGGTGGCCGTCGGCAGCTATGTCATCCGGATCATCGAGCAGAGCCAGGAACGGGCGGCCCTGATCGCCGAGTTGGACGCCAGCCGGCACGAGGTCTCGCGGCTGTCGGCGGCGCACGGGGCGCTGACCGAGCGGGAGCGGATGGCGCGGGAGATCCACGACACCCTCGCGCAGGGCTTCACCAGCCTGCTGATGCTGGTCCAGGCCGTGGAGGCAGAGCTCGACCACGACGTGTCGCAGGCCCGCCGCCATCTGGCCCTGATGGACGAGACGGCCCGGTTGAACCTCGCCGAGGCACGGGCCCTGGTCGCCGACGGCACCCCCGCCGACCTGGAGGGTTCCTCGCTGCCGGACGCCCTGTGCCGGCTGGCGGCCCGGCACGCGGCGAAACTCGACGTGACCGGACAGGTCCGTCCGCTGCCCGCGGGACCCGAGGTCGTCGCCCTGCGCTCGTGCCAGGAGGCACTGACGAACTGCCGTAAGCACGCGGGAAGTGCGGCAGCGGTGGGGATCGGCCTCGCCTACGCCGACGACAGCCTCACCCTCTTCGTACGGGACGACGGTCACGGCTTCGACCCGGGGGCCGTCCATGACGGCTACGGTCTGGCGGGGCTCCGCGCCCGCGCCGCCGAGGCCGGCGGGACGGTCCGGGTGCACAGCGTGCCCGGCGACGGCACCACGGTCACCGTCCGTCTGCCCATACCGCCCCCGAGGAGCTGTTCATGA
- the secF gene encoding protein translocase subunit SecF produces the protein MSKLGNLGARLHRGEISYDFIGHRKLWYSISILITITAILGLAVRGLNMGIDFQGGAVFTTGKTSVSVSQAEEYAKEASGHDAVVQKLGNGTLRIQIAGMDTQQSDRIKTDLAKDFKVDPESIAADLVGPSWGDQIANKAWQGLAIFMVLVVIYLAIAFEWRMAIAALVALIHDITITVGIYALVGFEVTPGTVIGLLTILGYSLYDTVVVFDSLKEQTKDITKQNRWTYSDIANRSINGTLVRSINTTVVALLPVAGLLFIGGGFLGAGTLNDISLSLFVGLAAGAYSSIFIATPLVADLKEREPAMKALKKRVLAKRSQATPEEELAEVRGDFVDDGEPEDSAHAVVGPRTQPTSRGRGRGRPSGKRR, from the coding sequence ATGTCGAAACTCGGCAACCTCGGCGCCCGACTGCACCGTGGCGAGATCAGCTACGACTTCATCGGTCACCGCAAGCTCTGGTACAGCATCTCGATCCTGATCACCATCACGGCGATCCTGGGCCTCGCGGTCCGCGGCCTGAACATGGGCATCGACTTCCAGGGCGGCGCGGTCTTCACCACCGGGAAGACCAGCGTCTCGGTCTCCCAGGCCGAGGAGTACGCGAAGGAAGCCTCCGGCCACGACGCCGTCGTGCAGAAGCTCGGCAACGGCACGCTGCGCATCCAGATCGCCGGCATGGACACCCAGCAGTCCGACCGGATCAAGACGGACCTGGCCAAGGACTTCAAGGTCGACCCGGAGAGCATCGCCGCCGACCTGGTCGGTCCCAGCTGGGGTGACCAGATCGCCAACAAGGCCTGGCAGGGTCTGGCGATCTTCATGGTCCTCGTCGTGATCTATCTGGCGATCGCCTTCGAGTGGCGCATGGCCATCGCGGCGCTCGTCGCCCTGATCCACGACATCACCATCACCGTCGGCATCTACGCCCTCGTCGGCTTCGAGGTCACGCCGGGCACGGTGATCGGTCTGCTGACCATCCTCGGTTACTCGCTCTACGACACGGTGGTCGTCTTCGACTCCCTCAAGGAGCAGACCAAGGACATCACCAAGCAGAACCGCTGGACGTACAGCGACATCGCCAACCGCTCGATCAACGGCACCCTGGTCCGCTCGATCAACACCACGGTGGTCGCGCTGCTTCCGGTGGCGGGCCTGCTGTTCATCGGTGGCGGCTTCCTCGGCGCGGGCACGCTCAACGACATCTCGCTGTCGCTGTTCGTCGGTCTCGCCGCCGGTGCGTACTCCTCGATCTTCATCGCCACCCCGCTCGTCGCCGACCTGAAGGAGCGCGAGCCGGCCATGAAGGCCCTGAAGAAGCGGGTGCTGGCCAAGCGCTCGCAGGCCACCCCCGAGGAGGAACTCGCGGAAGTCCGCGGCGACTTCGTGGACGACGGTGAGCCGGAGGACTCCGCGCACGCGGTCGTCGGTCCGCGCACCCAGCCCACCTCCCGCGGCCGGGGCCGTGGCCGTCCGTCGGGCAAGCGCCGATGA
- a CDS encoding adenine phosphoribosyltransferase, with protein sequence MTGLVDITPLLLSRIRDVADYPEPGVMFKDITPLLADPAAFTALTDALATVAANTGATKVVGLEARGFILGAPVAVRAGLGFIPVRKAGKLPGATLSQAYDLEYGSAEIEVHAEDLSADDRILIVDDVLATGGTAEASIELIRRAGAEVAGLAVLMELGFLGGRARLEPALAGAPLEALLVV encoded by the coding sequence ATGACCGGACTCGTGGACATCACGCCATTGCTGCTCAGCCGTATCCGCGATGTGGCCGACTACCCGGAGCCGGGGGTGATGTTCAAGGACATCACCCCGCTCCTGGCGGACCCGGCGGCGTTCACGGCGCTCACCGACGCGCTGGCCACGGTCGCCGCGAACACCGGTGCCACGAAGGTCGTCGGTCTGGAGGCCCGGGGCTTCATCCTCGGCGCCCCGGTCGCCGTCCGCGCGGGACTGGGCTTCATCCCCGTGCGCAAGGCGGGCAAGCTCCCCGGCGCGACCCTCAGCCAGGCGTACGACCTGGAGTACGGCTCGGCGGAGATCGAGGTGCACGCGGAGGACCTGTCCGCCGACGACCGCATCCTGATCGTCGACGACGTGCTGGCCACGGGCGGCACCGCCGAGGCGTCCATCGAGCTGATCCGCCGCGCGGGCGCCGAGGTGGCTGGTCTCGCGGTGCTGATGGAACTGGGCTTCCTCGGCGGGCGGGCCCGTCTGGAGCCAGCCCTTGCGGGCGCCCCGCTGGAAGCGCTGCTGGTGGTCTGA
- a CDS encoding peptidylprolyl isomerase: MVTQEQRKRQLAREKFLRQQQRRTAARRKARARNSVIASVLGVILVGSVALYTSGVMKDDDKANASSETSPSAAATSKAPDPCEKPAAGKVETQSWKKEPAMSVDKSAKYTLDLATTCGKIDIALKTSAAPHTVNSFDFLANKGFFDHTKCHRLTTNGIYVLQCGDPTGSGSGGPGYTIPDENLKDKSLKSNVYPAGTVAMANTGQAHTGGSQFFLVYQDSQLPPSYTPFGTISESGMKVLKKIAAAGESTGAGDGAPNATVVINKATVTKS; encoded by the coding sequence GTGGTCACCCAGGAACAGCGGAAGCGGCAGCTCGCGCGGGAGAAGTTCTTGCGGCAGCAGCAGCGGCGCACGGCCGCGCGCCGTAAGGCCCGTGCACGCAACTCTGTGATCGCGTCGGTGCTCGGCGTGATCCTGGTGGGCAGCGTGGCGCTCTACACGTCCGGGGTCATGAAGGACGACGACAAGGCCAACGCGAGCTCCGAGACGAGCCCCAGCGCGGCGGCGACCAGCAAGGCGCCGGACCCGTGCGAGAAGCCCGCCGCCGGCAAGGTCGAGACGCAGAGCTGGAAGAAGGAGCCGGCGATGTCCGTCGACAAGTCGGCGAAGTACACGCTCGACCTCGCGACGACGTGCGGGAAGATCGACATCGCGCTGAAGACGTCGGCGGCCCCGCACACCGTGAACTCGTTCGACTTCCTCGCGAACAAGGGCTTCTTCGACCACACCAAGTGCCACCGGCTCACCACGAACGGCATCTACGTCCTGCAGTGCGGCGACCCCACGGGCTCCGGCAGCGGCGGGCCGGGCTACACCATCCCGGACGAGAACCTGAAGGACAAGAGCCTCAAGTCCAACGTCTACCCGGCGGGCACCGTCGCGATGGCGAACACCGGGCAGGCGCACACTGGAGGCAGCCAGTTCTTCCTGGTCTACCAGGACAGCCAGCTGCCCCCGAGCTACACCCCGTTCGGGACCATCTCGGAATCCGGTATGAAGGTGCTGAAGAAGATCGCCGCGGCCGGTGAGAGCACCGGCGCGGGCGACGGCGCGCCGAACGCGACCGTCGTGATCAACAAGGCGACCGTCACCAAATCCTGA